A portion of the Andreesenia angusta genome contains these proteins:
- a CDS encoding DL-endopeptidase inhibitor IseA family protein: MKKLLLILALLASLALGAFGCQKSEQEKMDKLREENDISLISDEQLRDKIVAGKQAFMDIFQGIEEEELLDEFEMVYSPFTEEYNSPEKIAKKLEAHYSKEYTERLMSMIPAVEVQGRYALPLGDMGMMPDYSSLQISGREDIDEKSINVSYKMEEGSSEVYKVYFEYIEGEWKITDEIREFEKE, from the coding sequence ATGAAGAAGCTTCTTTTAATTTTGGCGCTCCTGGCTTCACTTGCACTAGGGGCATTTGGATGCCAGAAATCTGAGCAAGAGAAGATGGACAAACTCAGAGAAGAGAACGATATATCGCTTATTTCAGACGAGCAGTTGAGAGACAAGATAGTAGCGGGCAAGCAGGCCTTTATGGACATATTCCAGGGAATTGAAGAAGAAGAGCTTTTAGACGAGTTTGAAATGGTATACAGCCCATTTACCGAGGAGTACAATAGCCCTGAGAAGATAGCGAAGAAACTTGAAGCCCACTACTCTAAAGAGTACACAGAGCGTTTGATGAGCATGATTCCAGCTGTAGAGGTGCAGGGCAGATACGCCCTTCCGCTTGGAGATATGGGCATGATGCCGGACTACAGCAGTCTTCAGATTTCAGGCAGAGAGGACATAGACGAGAAAAGCATAAACGTAAGCTACAAGATGGAAGAGGGGTCTTCGGAGGTATACAAGGTGTATTTTGAGTATATAGAGGGCGAATGGAAGATAACAGACGAAATAAGAGAGTTCGAGAAAGAGTAA
- the ilvA gene encoding threonine ammonia-lyase, translating to MKREEYERKIRGIDFFEARERLYGVAQNTGLIYSNVFSKESGNQVYIKPENLQNTGSFKIRGAYNKISKLPEEERSNGLIASSAGNHAQGVAYAANRLGVKSTIVMPAGTPLIKVEATKSYGAEVVLYGDFYDDAYREARRLGDENGYVFIHPFNDRDVIEGQGTIALELLEEIPDLECIVVPVGGGGLISGVALAAKQIKPDIMVIGVEPEGAKTLRTSLDMGCVTCLEKVRTIADGVAVKEAGDLTFEVVKNMVDDIVVVSEFEIMEAFLILLDKHKLVGENAGVLALAGTKKLGFKDKKVAAIVSGGNIDVLTMSSMISRGLISRGRIFSFKVDLQDKPGELLKISKILSEQNGNVIKLEHNQLKSIDRFMEVELEVTVETNGHGHIERIVKALSEEGYSVDRI from the coding sequence ATGAAGAGAGAAGAATACGAGAGAAAAATAAGAGGTATAGACTTCTTTGAAGCCAGAGAGAGACTGTATGGAGTGGCTCAAAACACTGGACTTATATACAGCAATGTATTCAGCAAAGAGTCGGGAAACCAGGTTTATATAAAGCCTGAAAACCTTCAGAACACAGGTTCATTCAAGATAAGAGGGGCCTACAACAAGATAAGCAAGCTTCCAGAGGAGGAGCGCTCGAACGGCCTTATAGCCTCTTCGGCTGGAAACCACGCCCAAGGCGTTGCCTATGCGGCAAACAGGCTTGGAGTCAAGTCGACTATAGTTATGCCCGCAGGAACGCCACTTATAAAGGTGGAGGCCACAAAGAGCTACGGAGCTGAAGTAGTGCTCTACGGAGACTTCTACGACGATGCCTACAGAGAGGCTAGGAGACTTGGAGATGAGAATGGATATGTATTCATACATCCATTCAACGACCGGGACGTAATAGAGGGGCAGGGTACTATAGCCTTAGAGCTACTAGAGGAGATCCCAGATTTAGAGTGCATTGTGGTGCCTGTGGGCGGTGGTGGCCTTATAAGCGGTGTCGCCCTTGCGGCAAAGCAGATAAAGCCCGACATAATGGTCATAGGGGTTGAGCCTGAAGGGGCGAAGACTCTCAGGACCTCACTGGACATGGGTTGCGTCACATGCCTTGAAAAAGTAAGGACAATAGCTGACGGAGTCGCAGTCAAAGAGGCTGGAGACCTGACTTTTGAAGTCGTGAAAAACATGGTAGACGACATAGTTGTGGTCTCTGAGTTTGAAATAATGGAAGCGTTCCTGATACTGCTCGACAAGCACAAGCTGGTCGGGGAAAACGCAGGAGTGCTTGCGCTTGCAGGGACTAAAAAGCTGGGGTTCAAAGACAAGAAAGTGGCCGCAATAGTCAGCGGAGGAAATATAGATGTGCTCACCATGTCATCTATGATAAGCAGAGGGCTTATCAGCAGAGGGCGTATATTCAGCTTCAAGGTGGACCTTCAGGACAAGCCAGGAGAGCTTCTAAAGATATCCAAAATACTATCAGAGCAGAACGGAAATGTGATAAAGCTAGAGCACAACCAGCTCAAGAGCATAGATAGATTTATGGAAGTGGAGCTTGAAGTCACAGTTGAGACAAACGGACATGGTCATATAGAGAGAATAGTCAAGGCTCTTTCAGAAGAGGGCTATAGCGTAGACAGGATTTAG
- a CDS encoding CvfB family protein, whose amino-acid sequence MIELGRKQFLTVKREVSIGLYLGTEGVEGEAILLPKSQIIKPLKPGDSVEVFVYKDSEDRMVATMKQPKLQVGEIGMLQVADVAKIGAFLDWGLEKDLFLPFKEQLGKVKKEAWIMVGLYIDKSSRICATMKIYDLLSMNSPYNENDKVKGIVYEVKPGLGALIAVDGKYHGLVHENELYEELKIGNSIEARVVKKRADGKLDLSIRKKAYRQMDKDAKMIIDELKKKGGTLHLCDKSSPEEIESTLNMSKNAFKRAVGKLYKLRKVEIKADRIELKK is encoded by the coding sequence ATGATAGAATTAGGAAGAAAGCAGTTTTTGACGGTAAAAAGAGAGGTTTCAATAGGACTATACCTTGGAACAGAAGGAGTGGAAGGAGAGGCGATACTGCTCCCGAAATCGCAGATAATAAAGCCGCTTAAGCCTGGAGACAGCGTAGAGGTTTTTGTATATAAGGATTCAGAGGACAGAATGGTTGCGACTATGAAGCAGCCAAAGCTTCAAGTCGGAGAGATAGGTATGCTACAAGTGGCCGACGTTGCCAAGATAGGCGCTTTTCTGGACTGGGGACTCGAGAAAGACCTATTCCTACCTTTCAAGGAGCAGCTTGGAAAAGTGAAAAAAGAGGCCTGGATAATGGTAGGACTATATATAGACAAGAGCAGCAGAATCTGTGCGACTATGAAGATATACGATCTTTTGAGCATGAATTCACCTTACAATGAAAACGACAAGGTAAAGGGGATCGTGTACGAGGTGAAGCCGGGACTAGGCGCGCTTATAGCTGTAGACGGGAAATACCATGGGCTTGTGCACGAAAATGAGCTCTACGAGGAGCTGAAAATAGGAAACAGCATAGAGGCCAGAGTTGTCAAAAAGAGGGCAGACGGAAAGCTGGACCTGAGCATAAGAAAGAAAGCCTACAGACAGATGGACAAGGACGCCAAGATGATAATAGACGAGCTGAAGAAAAAAGGCGGAACACTTCACCTCTGCGACAAGAGCAGCCCGGAAGAGATAGAGAGCACGCTTAACATGAGCAAAAACGCCTTCAAAAGAGCCGTTGGAAAGCTTTACAAGCTCAGAAAAGTGGAGATAAAGGCCGATAGAATAGAACTTAAAAAGTAG
- a CDS encoding chemotaxis protein CheX, translated as MDVKYINPFIKAFDNVMPQLGFEVKKGGVALKDTIVGSGITITLGLIGDIKGNIIYIIGEEDGKKIASKMMMGMQVDELNEMAQSAISELTNMLTANASTNYSEDGIIVDISTPVLMTGESINIKVNSKSILDLDMIVDEMTIKLNVALE; from the coding sequence GTGGATGTAAAGTATATAAATCCATTTATAAAGGCTTTCGACAACGTAATGCCCCAGCTCGGGTTTGAAGTTAAAAAAGGCGGAGTCGCCCTGAAAGACACAATAGTTGGAAGTGGCATAACCATTACGCTAGGGCTTATAGGGGACATAAAGGGAAATATAATATACATCATAGGTGAGGAAGATGGCAAGAAGATCGCGTCCAAGATGATGATGGGGATGCAGGTGGACGAGCTAAACGAGATGGCTCAAAGCGCAATTTCGGAACTCACAAATATGCTTACAGCGAATGCCAGTACAAACTACTCGGAAGATGGGATAATAGTTGATATCTCGACTCCGGTGCTTATGACAGGAGAGAGTATAAACATAAAGGTAAACTCCAAGAGCATCTTGGACCTCGACATGATAGTGGACGAGATGACTATAAAACTGAATGTGGCGCTAGAATAA
- a CDS encoding response regulator, with product MDGKKRVLIVDDSRFSISIITEMLERNGYEVVGEAMNKEEVEQKASELKPDVVTMDMTLPGTDGFECTEIVKKVSPESSVVIVSSLMDEELLEKAKKLKVSGYIQKPVEESQLLAELERASNYKDIFNTLEGIYFDVFKESFADNMNKMTRTLVNFKDEQKKNNVERSKGISIVIGIIGAFSGKMVVDLSNETAGNMASEILKKEEVDMDTILNLLSEWANIIAGNACSMLNMKDRSYGLKIAPPTIFYGEAINISQVNLEVMSVDIETSFGEVTMSVGFKRGEK from the coding sequence ATGGATGGAAAAAAGAGAGTGCTTATAGTTGACGACTCGAGGTTCTCTATAAGCATAATAACTGAGATGCTTGAAAGAAATGGATACGAGGTAGTTGGAGAGGCCATGAACAAAGAAGAGGTCGAGCAGAAGGCCAGCGAGTTAAAGCCGGATGTAGTGACTATGGACATGACACTTCCAGGCACAGACGGGTTCGAGTGCACAGAGATAGTCAAGAAAGTAAGCCCAGAGTCTTCAGTTGTGATAGTGAGTTCGCTTATGGACGAAGAGCTGCTAGAAAAGGCGAAAAAACTTAAGGTTTCAGGATATATACAGAAGCCTGTGGAAGAGAGTCAGCTGCTTGCAGAGCTAGAGAGGGCCAGCAATTACAAGGACATATTCAACACGCTAGAGGGCATCTATTTTGATGTGTTCAAAGAATCTTTTGCCGACAATATGAACAAGATGACTAGGACACTTGTGAATTTCAAAGACGAGCAAAAGAAGAACAATGTGGAGAGATCTAAGGGGATATCCATAGTCATAGGAATAATAGGAGCTTTCTCAGGGAAAATGGTTGTGGACCTTTCAAACGAGACGGCTGGGAATATGGCTTCAGAGATACTGAAAAAAGAAGAGGTGGACATGGACACCATACTCAACTTGCTCTCTGAGTGGGCCAATATAATAGCTGGGAATGCGTGCTCTATGCTGAACATGAAAGACAGGAGCTACGGCCTCAAGATTGCACCGCCTACTATATTCTATGGAGAGGCGATAAACATATCTCAAGTGAACCTTGAAGTCATGTCTGTAGACATTGAGACATCGTTTGGAGAAGTGACTATGAGTGTGGGCTTTAAGAGAGGTGAGAAATAG
- a CDS encoding metallophosphoesterase — translation MNYGLFIAIVLFFALYLLINIYIGKNLKNYLRIMGVKIKNDKIYWAAFMAVAFSYILARALNPFMPEGVDVLLTNTGAYYLAVMAYALIVISALKMLYILFKRRISSCRARIKAAKVFGTIGIVVVFASVVYGSVNARRVETTEYSLKMDKPGPKGGLKVVFASDIHLGNIVGNSRLEELIQVINKEKPDIVLLGGDIVDEDVEYFIDEKMADRLEKIDSKYGVYGVLGNHEYIGGSEEEFEAILSKSQVKILKDEHEEAGGVVLVGRDDLSGERFSGVPRAELEELLRDVDTEKPVIMMDHQPMKSGEAKNLGVDLLLSGHTHRGQLFPGSIITSAIYDIDWGIKSYGDMEAIVSSGYGTWGPPIKIGSNSEVVVINVEFKEEIE, via the coding sequence ATGAACTACGGACTGTTTATAGCTATAGTGCTTTTCTTTGCACTCTATCTTCTCATAAACATATATATAGGAAAGAACCTGAAAAACTACTTAAGGATTATGGGTGTTAAAATAAAGAATGATAAAATATACTGGGCAGCTTTTATGGCGGTAGCCTTTAGCTATATCTTGGCTAGGGCTCTTAACCCCTTTATGCCAGAAGGGGTGGATGTACTTCTCACAAATACAGGGGCATACTACCTAGCTGTCATGGCCTATGCTTTAATCGTCATATCCGCGCTTAAAATGCTCTATATTCTGTTTAAGAGGAGGATTTCAAGCTGTAGAGCGAGAATAAAAGCTGCCAAGGTATTTGGAACTATAGGCATAGTGGTGGTATTTGCATCTGTGGTCTACGGGTCGGTGAATGCGAGAAGAGTTGAGACGACAGAGTACAGCTTAAAGATGGACAAGCCCGGTCCGAAAGGTGGGCTTAAAGTAGTATTTGCAAGCGATATACACTTGGGAAATATAGTTGGAAACAGCAGGCTCGAAGAACTTATACAAGTCATAAACAAAGAGAAGCCCGATATAGTTCTCTTAGGCGGAGATATAGTCGACGAGGACGTGGAGTACTTTATAGACGAGAAGATGGCGGACCGGCTTGAAAAAATAGACTCCAAGTACGGGGTATACGGAGTGCTTGGAAACCACGAGTATATAGGTGGCAGCGAAGAGGAGTTTGAAGCGATACTCTCAAAGAGCCAAGTCAAAATACTTAAAGACGAGCACGAGGAAGCAGGCGGAGTAGTGCTGGTTGGAAGAGACGATCTCTCGGGAGAGCGTTTTAGCGGAGTACCTAGGGCGGAGCTTGAAGAATTGCTAAGAGATGTTGACACAGAGAAGCCTGTGATCATGATGGACCATCAGCCTATGAAGAGCGGAGAAGCCAAAAACTTAGGAGTGGACCTGCTGCTTTCAGGTCATACCCACAGAGGACAGCTTTTTCCAGGCTCTATAATAACGAGCGCAATATACGATATAGACTGGGGAATAAAGTCCTATGGCGATATGGAGGCGATAGTCTCATCTGGATACGGAACTTGGGGGCCGCCAATAAAGATAGGAAGCAATTCTGAAGTAGTTGTTATAAATGTAGAATTCAAGGAGGAGATAGAATGA
- a CDS encoding uracil-xanthine permease family protein: protein MSTKSTSVFDFYGKPSFATALPLSLQHLLAMIIGNITPALIVSGVVNGLATRTGDASLGADAAVLVQSAMFIAAIGTLIQLFPIAIVGSKLPVIMGVSFAYIPTLSAIGAEYGLPGILGAQIVGAVVGMVVGIFIKPLRKFFPPIVAGTVVLSIGLSLYTTAVKYIGGGAGLITAANNLKNPESAPAVIEAAQKTLAGGQFGDPKFLIVGFVTLLTVLFVGQFGKGMIKLSSILIGIIVGYVVAFAMGMVSFDAVAAKGWFALPAFGKYNIAFEGPAMMSMAIIFIVNSVQAVGDLSATTMGGMNREVTDEELQGGIIGSNLGSLVGALFGGLPLATYSQNVGIVATTKVVSRFVFMITAIFVLIAGFIPKFGALMTTIPQAVIGGATIGVFASITMSGIKLIIQDELSNRNTGIVGLALALGMGVTSVPELLANYSPTIKMVFGSSPVTIATIVAFVLNIIIPKKTLAQEQQERDEMEAKKAVKK from the coding sequence ATGAGTACAAAGTCAACTTCCGTATTTGATTTTTACGGAAAACCAAGTTTTGCTACTGCACTGCCGTTGTCGCTTCAGCATCTGCTCGCGATGATAATAGGTAACATCACACCAGCACTTATAGTTTCAGGAGTTGTAAACGGACTTGCCACTAGAACAGGAGATGCATCGCTAGGTGCAGATGCCGCCGTTCTTGTACAGAGTGCCATGTTTATCGCAGCTATAGGAACTCTTATCCAGCTTTTTCCTATTGCTATAGTAGGATCTAAGCTACCAGTTATAATGGGAGTTAGTTTCGCTTATATTCCAACACTTTCAGCTATAGGAGCTGAATATGGACTACCAGGTATACTTGGAGCCCAAATAGTTGGAGCCGTAGTCGGAATGGTAGTTGGTATATTTATAAAGCCACTTAGAAAATTCTTCCCGCCTATCGTGGCAGGAACAGTTGTTCTAAGTATAGGTCTTTCGCTTTACACTACAGCTGTAAAGTATATAGGTGGTGGAGCAGGACTTATAACTGCTGCAAACAACCTTAAGAACCCAGAATCTGCACCTGCAGTTATAGAGGCTGCACAGAAGACTCTAGCAGGAGGACAGTTCGGAGATCCTAAATTCCTTATAGTTGGATTTGTAACACTTTTAACAGTTCTATTCGTAGGACAGTTTGGTAAGGGAATGATAAAGCTATCTTCTATACTGATAGGTATAATAGTTGGTTACGTAGTTGCTTTCGCAATGGGAATGGTAAGCTTCGACGCTGTAGCTGCTAAGGGATGGTTTGCACTTCCTGCATTTGGAAAGTACAACATAGCTTTCGAAGGACCAGCTATGATGTCTATGGCAATCATATTCATAGTTAACTCGGTACAGGCTGTTGGAGACCTTTCAGCTACTACAATGGGTGGAATGAACAGAGAAGTTACTGACGAAGAGCTTCAAGGTGGAATCATAGGAAGTAACCTTGGATCGCTAGTTGGAGCGCTTTTCGGAGGACTACCACTAGCTACTTACAGCCAGAACGTTGGTATAGTTGCTACTACTAAAGTTGTAAGTAGATTTGTATTTATGATAACTGCCATATTCGTGCTTATAGCAGGATTCATACCTAAGTTTGGAGCTCTTATGACTACTATACCTCAAGCGGTTATAGGTGGAGCTACAATAGGAGTTTTCGCTAGTATCACAATGTCAGGAATCAAGCTTATAATACAAGATGAGCTTTCAAACAGAAACACTGGTATAGTTGGACTTGCTCTAGCGCTTGGAATGGGAGTTACTTCAGTTCCAGAGCTACTAGCTAACTACAGCCCTACTATCAAGATGGTTTTCGGAAGTTCACCAGTTACTATAGCTACAATAGTTGCTTTCGTGCTTAACATAATCATACCTAAGAAAACTCTTGCTCAAGAGCAACAAGAGAGAGATGAAATGGAAGCAAAAAAGGCAGTTAAAAAATAA
- a CDS encoding peptidylprolyl isomerase, whose protein sequence is MENKVYAVVGESEITQEKVNEFLQSIGPQNAMQLQNEEGTKRIVDELVSHELLYLDALENGFQEEDGFKAELEKVKSNLLKQYSIQKILSQAVVSDEEIADYYDRNKAMFVEGEKVRASHILVDSEEQAKEIAEKIKSGSEFESQAQEFSSCPSKDRGGDLGEFQRGSMVPEFEEAAFGMEIGEVSEPVKTQFGYHIIKLVDKKASEEKSLEEVQDSIKNQLLGLRQQEVYYTKIDDLKKKYTVEFK, encoded by the coding sequence ATGGAGAATAAAGTATATGCAGTAGTTGGAGAAAGTGAAATAACACAGGAGAAAGTCAATGAGTTTCTTCAGAGCATAGGGCCTCAAAACGCTATGCAACTTCAAAACGAAGAGGGTACAAAGAGAATAGTGGATGAGCTTGTAAGCCATGAACTACTTTATCTAGATGCGCTAGAAAATGGATTTCAGGAAGAAGACGGGTTCAAAGCTGAGCTTGAAAAGGTTAAGTCGAATCTGCTGAAGCAATACTCTATACAGAAGATACTTTCACAGGCAGTTGTGTCAGACGAAGAGATAGCAGACTACTACGACAGGAACAAAGCCATGTTTGTAGAAGGCGAAAAAGTCAGAGCAAGCCACATACTAGTGGACAGCGAAGAGCAGGCAAAGGAAATAGCTGAAAAAATAAAGTCAGGTTCAGAATTTGAAAGTCAAGCACAGGAGTTTTCATCATGTCCTTCAAAAGACAGAGGCGGAGATCTTGGTGAATTCCAGAGAGGGAGCATGGTGCCGGAATTTGAAGAGGCAGCTTTTGGAATGGAGATAGGGGAAGTTTCAGAGCCTGTTAAGACACAGTTTGGATACCACATCATAAAGCTTGTAGACAAGAAAGCATCAGAGGAAAAGTCTCTTGAAGAAGTACAAGACAGCATAAAAAATCAGCTTCTAGGACTTAGACAGCAGGAAGTCTACTATACAAAAATAGATGATTTAAAGAAAAAGTATACTGTAGAGTTTAAATAG
- a CDS encoding DUF1294 domain-containing protein, with translation MWKLAVFFIIINALSLTMMYMDKYYAKSSRRRIPESKLMTVAIFGGSLGAFMGMNLFRHKTKHPKFKYGLPAIMVLHFALFLLICLQLNGIDVSGFFKVA, from the coding sequence ATGTGGAAATTAGCTGTTTTCTTTATAATAATAAATGCACTGTCTTTGACCATGATGTATATGGATAAATACTACGCCAAAAGCTCTAGGCGAAGAATACCTGAGTCTAAACTTATGACTGTGGCTATATTTGGAGGTAGTCTAGGCGCTTTTATGGGCATGAACCTATTTCGCCACAAGACAAAGCACCCCAAGTTCAAATACGGGCTTCCTGCCATAATGGTCCTTCACTTCGCTCTTTTCTTGCTGATCTGTCTCCAGCTGAACGGAATAGACGTATCAGGATTTTTTAAAGTGGCCTAA
- a CDS encoding nitroreductase family protein: MDQHRDYKYDILKEIKERWSPRAFSEEKLSAEDIEAVFDAARFAQSCFNEQPWRYLVATEEDELELLRGVLNEKNRLWAKKAPVLFLVLAHKKFAYNGKPNPYNKFDAGTSWGFLSLEATKRGLVTHGMAGFDKEAARQKLDIPEDYDIIAAVAMGKLGCKDDLPLEEFKEKEHPDSRKPLEEIKLRLGHFKKS, translated from the coding sequence ATGGATCAACATAGAGATTATAAATACGACATACTGAAAGAGATAAAGGAGAGGTGGTCTCCTAGGGCGTTCAGCGAAGAAAAGCTTTCAGCCGAGGACATTGAAGCTGTATTCGATGCGGCAAGATTTGCCCAGTCCTGCTTTAACGAGCAGCCATGGAGATACCTCGTGGCGACAGAAGAAGACGAGTTGGAATTGCTCAGAGGGGTATTGAATGAGAAAAACAGGCTATGGGCCAAAAAAGCGCCAGTGCTCTTTTTAGTGCTTGCCCACAAGAAGTTCGCCTACAACGGCAAGCCAAATCCGTACAACAAATTTGACGCAGGCACAAGCTGGGGGTTTCTTTCGCTAGAGGCTACAAAGAGAGGGCTTGTGACTCATGGGATGGCGGGATTTGACAAGGAAGCGGCGAGACAGAAGCTAGACATACCGGAGGATTATGACATAATAGCAGCGGTTGCAATGGGCAAGCTTGGGTGCAAAGACGACCTTCCGCTAGAGGAGTTCAAAGAGAAAGAACACCCAGACAGCAGAAAGCCGTTGGAAGAAATAAAATTGAGATTAGGCCACTTTAAAAAATCCTGA
- a CDS encoding Na+/H+ antiporter subunit E — MRKYSFILILYVTSVLSWTILSENLSLSSVGLGFILATFVLAFTQDFISDSKMPAIRLEYFIKMIGYSFKTIASVYVSAFKVMKGIFLNKFDVSIVEVELPSDLGFVNALVCNSITLTPGTLSLEKNKKKAHILLLNPDSKSLEELVADIESSYQNLSGS, encoded by the coding sequence ATGAGAAAATACAGCTTTATACTGATCTTGTATGTAACTTCGGTGCTGTCCTGGACTATACTCTCAGAAAATCTGAGTCTTTCTTCTGTTGGACTTGGCTTTATACTCGCCACTTTCGTGCTGGCTTTCACCCAGGACTTTATATCCGACTCCAAGATGCCTGCAATACGGCTAGAGTACTTTATAAAAATGATAGGATACTCTTTTAAAACCATAGCTTCTGTCTATGTTTCCGCCTTCAAAGTGATGAAAGGTATTTTTCTAAACAAGTTTGACGTCTCCATAGTGGAAGTCGAACTCCCTTCAGATTTAGGTTTCGTAAATGCATTGGTATGCAACTCCATAACGCTGACTCCAGGTACGCTGAGTCTAGAGAAAAACAAAAAGAAAGCTCACATCCTCTTGCTAAATCCAGATTCCAAGTCTCTTGAAGAGCTTGTAGCTGACATAGAGTCAAGCTATCAGAATCTATCTGGAAGCTAA
- a CDS encoding monovalent cation/H+ antiporter complex subunit F produces the protein MFQLLELFLILVSVLILFLAIYVIKHHNIWDSILGMSLSATLIVLGIVLYAAFTDSTMFIDIAITFGLLGFVGTLFTAVFIYTRGDI, from the coding sequence GTGTTTCAATTGTTGGAGCTTTTTTTAATTCTCGTATCTGTCTTGATTCTCTTTCTGGCCATATATGTAATCAAGCATCATAATATATGGGACAGTATTTTGGGAATGAGCCTTTCTGCAACTCTGATCGTTTTGGGGATTGTCCTTTACGCAGCTTTTACAGACAGTACAATGTTTATAGATATAGCCATAACTTTTGGGCTGCTAGGCTTTGTAGGTACTCTGTTCACAGCTGTATTTATCTATACAAGAGGTGATATTTGA
- a CDS encoding cation:proton antiporter: MEILGYTLIGLGFVFILFGLLGMFKFNSFFKRVLASSLIDSAGFVTVLVGVLILKGASYFSLKIALLLGIGLIINPITTHIIALSAWKSGYKEDVCDDGTNS, from the coding sequence ATGGAAATTTTAGGATACACACTCATAGGTCTTGGATTTGTGTTCATACTATTTGGACTGCTGGGAATGTTTAAGTTCAACTCATTCTTTAAGAGGGTTCTGGCTTCTTCGCTTATAGACTCTGCTGGCTTTGTCACAGTGCTTGTAGGCGTTCTGATTCTAAAAGGAGCTTCCTATTTCTCGCTTAAGATAGCCCTTTTGCTCGGGATAGGGCTTATCATAAATCCCATAACAACTCATATAATAGCTCTCTCTGCTTGGAAATCTGGGTACAAGGAGGATGTCTGCGATGATGGAACTAATTCTTAA
- a CDS encoding Na(+)/H(+) antiporter subunit B, which produces MMELILNINLLLLIVISIAIVATGTVRRAVILSGVLSIGAAFAYMLLAAPDVALAEAVIGSTISTIILLVGIKKSRLFTVYYVKTRDTVRDEIFKAIEKNLLTKELDPQFICTNKDKMYVKEHHDFEMLVREVDDKVEIYGEKSNSVFCEVLESIEDEVGAENIIIKDIYNMKED; this is translated from the coding sequence ATGATGGAACTAATTCTTAACATAAACCTGCTGCTCCTCATAGTTATATCCATAGCCATAGTGGCCACTGGAACTGTAAGAAGAGCTGTGATTCTCTCTGGCGTATTGTCTATCGGAGCGGCTTTCGCCTACATGCTCTTGGCTGCCCCTGATGTAGCCTTGGCGGAAGCCGTTATAGGAAGCACTATTTCCACAATAATACTGCTTGTAGGTATAAAGAAGTCAAGGCTTTTTACTGTATACTACGTAAAGACAAGAGATACTGTCAGAGACGAGATTTTCAAGGCCATAGAGAAAAACCTTCTCACCAAAGAGCTCGATCCGCAGTTCATATGCACTAACAAAGACAAGATGTACGTAAAAGAACACCATGACTTCGAGATGCTCGTAAGAGAAGTGGACGACAAGGTGGAGATATACGGTGAAAAAAGCAACTCGGTATTCTGCGAAGTTCTCGAGAGCATCGAAGACGAGGTCGGAGCTGAGAATATAATAATAAAAGACATATACAATATGAAGGAGGACTAG